In Triticum aestivum cultivar Chinese Spring chromosome 5B, IWGSC CS RefSeq v2.1, whole genome shotgun sequence, the following proteins share a genomic window:
- the LOC123111980 gene encoding probable polygalacturonase, which produces MAEIAVGVSSPRASVAAAAAAAAASASAGPAVLSSPRAALSRGTHQFHHRRWAPPTISPSYRAYLVALWLVGFVLVFLWQNTSMGRLRLYNRPPMPKRAPSAAASMGQWVASPPVYDLKEFGGIGDGRTLNTAAFEAAVAAISERGGGRLTVPAGRWLTAPFNLTSHMTLFLAAGAEILGVQDERYWPLMSPLPSYGYGREHKGPRYGSLIHGQDLKDVIITGHNGTINGQGQSWWIKFRKKLLNHTRGPLVQLMRSSNITISDITLRDSPFWTLHLYDCKDVTVSGTTILAPIAGAPNTDGIDPDSCENVMIENCYISVGDDGVAIKSGWDQYGIAYGRPSTNITIRNVIIRSMVSAGVSIGSEMSGGVSNVLVENVHIWSSRRGVRIKTAPGRGAYVNNIVYRNITLENVRVGIVIKTDYNEHPDERFDPKAVPVVGNISYTSIHGQRVRVPVRIQGSAEIPVRNVTFHDMSVGILDKKHHVFQCSFVQGQVIGYVFPVPCKNLDLYNERREMVKQSTLQNISDIDYSF; this is translated from the exons ATGGCGGAGATCGCCGTCGGCGTCTCCTCCCCGCGCGCCTCcgtcgcggccgccgccgccgcagcggctgcgtcggcctcCGCCGGCCCGGCGGTGCTGTCCTCCCCGCGCGCCGCGCTAAGCCGGGGCACGCACCAGTTCCACCACCGGCGGTGGGCGCCGCCGACGATCTCGCCGTCCTACAGGGCGTACCTGGTCGCGCTCTGGCTCGTCGGCTTCGTGCTCGTCTTCCTGTGGCAGAACACCTCCATGGGCCGCCTGCGGCTCTACAACCGGCCGCCCATGCCCAAGCGCGCGCCGTCTGCCGCTGCATCGATGGGCCAGTGGGTGGCCTCGCCGCCGGTGTACGACTTGAAGGAGTTTGGGGGCATCGGGGACGGGCGCACGCTCAACACGGCTGCCTTCGAGGCCGCAGTGGCAGCCATCTCGGAGAGGGGCGGCGGGAGGCTCACCGTGCCTGCCGGCCGGTGGCTCACCGCGCCGTTTAACCTCACCAGCCACATGACGCTCTTCCTCGCTGCTGGCGCTGAGATCCTCGGGGTCCAG GATGAAAGATACTGGCCATTGATGTCTCCATTACCATCATATGGATATGGAAGAGAGCACAAGGGACCTCGATATGGGAGTCTCATACATGGTCAAGACCTGAAGGATGTGATTATAACCG GTCATAATGGCACTATAAATGGGCAAGGCCAAAGTTGGTGGATCAAATTTCGCAAGAAACTCCTCAATCACACCAGGGGTCCTCTTGTTCAGCTCATGCGGTCAAGTAACATTACTATTTCTGACATCACATTACGTGATTCTCCCTTCTGGACACTTCATCTATATGACTGCAAGGATGTCACAGTCTCGGGAACTACTATTCTGGCTCCAATTGCTGGGGCTCCAAACACCGATGGGATAGATCCAG ATTCTTGTGAGAATGTGATGATTGAAAATTGCTATATTTCTGTTGGTGATGACGGGGTAGCTATAAAGAGTGGTTGGGATCAATATGGAATTGCTTATGGGCGTCCGTCTACTAACATCACTATTCGCAATGTCATAATCCGCTCCATGGTCAG TGCTGGCGTGTCTATAGGAAGCGAGATGTCTGGTGGTGTCTCAAACGTTTTGGTAGAGAACGTCCACATTTGGAGTTCGCGGCGAGGTGTGAGGATAAAGACTGCCCCTGGAAGAGGGGCCTATGTAAACAACATCGTCTACAGAAACATAACCCTAGAAAATGTCCGTGTTGGCATCGTGATAAAGACCGACTATAATGAACACCCAGATGAACGGTTTGACCCGAAGGCAGTTCCCGTTGTCGGCAACATCTCGTATACGTCAATCCATGGGCAAAGGGTGCGGGTACCCGTCAGGATACAAGGGAGCGCAGAGATCCCCGTGAGGAATGTTACTTTCCATGATATGTCGGTTGGCATACTTGACAAGAAGCACCATGTTTTCCAGTGCTCCTTCGTCCAGGGGCAGGTCATCGGCTATGTTTTCCCTGTGCCCTGCAAGAACCTGGACCTGTACAATGAGCGGCGCGAGATGGTTAAACAATCGACACTGCAGAACATTTCAGATATCGACTACAGTTTCTGA